A stretch of Mucilaginibacter terrae DNA encodes these proteins:
- the xylA gene encoding xylose isomerase, translated as MSILTGDREYFKGIGQIKFEGPESDNPLAYRWYDENRVVAGKTLKEHLKFAVSYWHSFNGNGSDPFGGATHNFAWDEKADAVERAKDKMDAAFEFFTKLGLPYYCFHDVDVVDYGNDINENDRRLQALVDYAKEKQAASGVKLLWGTANLFSHKRYMNGASTNPDFHVLAHGAAQVKAALDATIALGGENYVFWGGREGYMSLLNTDMKREQEHLAKFLHASKDYARRNGFTGTFFIEPKPCEPSKHQYDYDAATVLGFLQKYDLLNDFKLNLEVNHATLAGHTFAHEMQVAADAGLLGSLDANRGDYQNGWDTDQFPNDITEVTEYMMVLLQAGGLQGGGINFDAKIRRNSTDPADLFYAHVGGADIFARALIIADNILQKSDYKKIRAERYSSFDAGKGKEFEEGKLTLEDLRAYAIDNGEPATISGKQEYLENLINRFI; from the coding sequence ATGAGCATATTAACAGGAGACAGAGAGTATTTTAAAGGCATAGGCCAAATTAAATTTGAAGGCCCGGAGAGTGATAACCCGTTAGCTTACCGTTGGTACGATGAAAACCGTGTGGTAGCCGGAAAAACCTTGAAAGAACATTTAAAGTTTGCCGTTTCTTACTGGCATTCTTTTAATGGTAATGGCAGCGATCCGTTTGGCGGCGCAACCCACAATTTTGCCTGGGATGAGAAAGCCGACGCCGTTGAACGTGCTAAAGATAAAATGGATGCCGCGTTTGAGTTTTTTACCAAACTGGGCTTACCTTACTATTGTTTTCATGATGTTGACGTAGTTGATTACGGTAACGACATTAACGAAAACGACCGCCGTTTACAGGCTTTGGTTGATTATGCTAAAGAAAAACAAGCAGCCAGCGGTGTTAAACTTTTATGGGGAACCGCTAACCTGTTTTCGCACAAGCGTTACATGAACGGTGCTTCAACCAATCCCGATTTTCACGTTTTAGCACATGGTGCAGCGCAAGTTAAAGCTGCTTTGGATGCTACTATTGCCTTAGGTGGCGAAAACTATGTATTCTGGGGCGGTCGCGAAGGTTACATGAGTTTGCTGAATACCGACATGAAACGCGAGCAGGAGCATTTGGCTAAGTTTTTACATGCATCAAAAGATTATGCCCGCAGAAACGGTTTTACCGGTACGTTCTTCATCGAGCCAAAACCATGTGAGCCAAGCAAGCACCAGTATGATTATGATGCGGCTACCGTATTAGGCTTCTTACAAAAATACGATCTGCTGAACGATTTTAAATTGAACCTTGAGGTGAACCATGCCACCTTGGCCGGGCACACTTTTGCCCACGAAATGCAGGTAGCTGCCGATGCCGGATTATTGGGTTCGTTAGATGCCAACCGCGGCGATTATCAAAATGGCTGGGATACCGACCAGTTCCCGAATGATATTACCGAAGTTACCGAGTATATGATGGTATTATTGCAAGCCGGCGGTTTGCAAGGTGGTGGTATTAACTTTGACGCAAAGATACGCCGTAACTCAACCGACCCGGCCGATTTGTTCTACGCACACGTTGGCGGAGCCGATATTTTTGCCCGTGCGTTAATAATTGCCGACAATATTTTGCAAAAATCTGATTACAAAAAGATCCGCGCCGAGCGTTATTCATCGTTTGATGCGGGAAAAGGCAAAGAGTTTGAAGAGGGAAAATTAACGTTGGAAGACCTGAGAGCCTATGCAATCGATAACGGCGAACCTGCCACTATTAGTGGAAAACAGGAGTACCTCGAAAATTTGATTAACAGGTTTATTTAA
- a CDS encoding sodium:solute symporter family transporter, producing the protein MKELIAGDWIVFAVYFVIVAVYGLWVYRRKRNADATSKDYFLAEGSLTWWAIGSSLIASNISAEQFVAMSGNGFTMGLAVSAYEWMAAITLVIVAIFFIPVYLRNKIFTMPQFLHQRYNSTVAMIMAVFWLLLYVIVNLTSILYLGAIAVNGISGINFTVCLIGLAFFAVIITLGGMKVIGFTDVIQVFFLILGGLVTTYIAVSLVAEHSGSTGVLNGLKIMSEKANDHFHMILKKDNPSFIDLPGLTVLLGGMWIVNLNYWGCNQYITQRALGANLKTARNGILFAAFLKLMMPLIVVLPGIAAYVLYKDNVFDAGDHARLAENADNAYPILLNLLPAGFKGLSFAALTAAVVASLAGKANSIATIFTLDIFKKLKPETPDYKLVSVGKITVVVAMILGVVISPFLGIDKKGGFTFIQEYTGFVSPGIFAMFILGFFWKKATSNAALFATIGGFIFSVIFKFLPKYVDLSFLYSSGFAVIGKDSHRYEIPFLDRMGFVFIICIIGMWIISTIENARGVKTNGLDVDTSMFKTSKSFAIGSLLIVGILVALYSLLW; encoded by the coding sequence ATGAAAGAGTTAATCGCAGGAGATTGGATCGTATTCGCAGTCTACTTTGTTATTGTGGCCGTTTATGGCTTATGGGTGTATCGTCGCAAACGCAATGCCGACGCTACCTCTAAAGATTATTTCTTAGCCGAAGGCTCGTTAACCTGGTGGGCAATAGGTTCATCGCTAATTGCTTCCAATATTTCGGCAGAGCAGTTCGTTGCCATGAGTGGTAACGGCTTTACCATGGGCTTGGCCGTATCGGCCTACGAGTGGATGGCAGCCATTACCCTGGTAATTGTGGCCATATTCTTTATTCCGGTTTACTTACGGAATAAAATTTTTACCATGCCGCAGTTCCTGCACCAACGTTACAATAGCACCGTTGCCATGATTATGGCGGTATTTTGGTTGCTACTTTACGTAATAGTTAACCTTACCTCAATTTTATACCTGGGTGCTATTGCCGTTAACGGTATCTCCGGAATTAACTTTACGGTTTGTTTAATTGGTTTGGCTTTTTTTGCCGTCATAATCACCTTAGGTGGTATGAAGGTAATTGGTTTTACCGATGTTATCCAGGTATTCTTTTTGATACTGGGCGGTTTGGTAACTACCTATATTGCTGTTAGCCTTGTGGCCGAACACAGTGGTTCAACAGGCGTATTAAATGGATTGAAGATCATGAGCGAAAAGGCTAACGATCACTTCCATATGATATTGAAGAAAGATAACCCAAGCTTTATTGATTTACCTGGCTTAACCGTATTGTTAGGTGGTATGTGGATAGTAAACTTAAACTACTGGGGCTGTAACCAATACATTACACAGCGTGCTTTAGGTGCAAATCTTAAAACCGCCCGTAACGGTATCTTGTTCGCCGCATTTTTAAAGTTAATGATGCCTTTGATCGTGGTATTGCCTGGTATCGCAGCTTATGTTTTGTATAAAGACAATGTGTTTGATGCAGGTGACCACGCAAGATTAGCTGAAAATGCCGATAACGCTTATCCAATTTTATTAAACCTGCTTCCTGCCGGCTTTAAAGGGCTTTCGTTTGCTGCGTTAACTGCTGCAGTGGTTGCATCATTGGCAGGTAAGGCTAACAGTATTGCCACTATCTTTACTTTAGACATCTTTAAAAAGTTAAAACCCGAAACTCCTGATTATAAACTGGTATCGGTAGGTAAAATTACCGTAGTAGTAGCTATGATATTAGGTGTGGTTATCTCTCCGTTTTTAGGTATCGATAAAAAAGGCGGTTTTACCTTTATTCAGGAATACACAGGCTTTGTATCTCCGGGTATCTTTGCCATGTTTATTTTGGGCTTCTTCTGGAAAAAAGCAACTTCAAATGCAGCCTTGTTTGCTACGATCGGGGGCTTTATTTTCTCGGTAATATTCAAGTTCCTGCCTAAATATGTTGATTTATCATTCCTGTACTCAAGCGGTTTTGCAGTAATTGGTAAAGACAGCCACAGATACGAAATCCCATTCCTTGACCGTATGGGCTTTGTATTCATCATCTGTATTATTGGTATGTGGATCATCAGTACTATCGAAAACGCCCGTGGTGTTAAAACCAATGGTTTGGATGTAGATACCAGCATGTTCAAAACATCAAAATCTTTTGCTATAGGTTCATTACTAATTGTAGGTATACTGGTAGCATTATATTCTTTACTTTGGTAA
- a CDS encoding ABC transporter ATP-binding protein, with protein METILDIHNLSKSYGSAGKTLTVLDDVNFAIETGSSNAIVGPSGSGKTTLLGLCAGLDRSSGGSVTLNGINLNTLSEDKRAQVRNQFVGFIFQNFQLLPTLTALENVMVPLELRGERNIKARAMDLLDKVGLASRSHHYPTQLSGGEQQRVSIARAFSNQPKILFADEPTGNLDAETGERVQKLLFDLNQDAGTTLVVVTHDLELAGKTGRILRIKGGKLVSDEKTTA; from the coding sequence GTGGAAACTATTCTCGACATACACAACCTGAGCAAGAGTTACGGCAGTGCAGGCAAAACGCTTACCGTGCTCGATGATGTTAACTTTGCAATTGAAACCGGATCGAGCAATGCCATAGTAGGCCCCTCGGGCAGTGGTAAAACAACGCTGCTGGGTTTGTGCGCCGGACTCGACCGCTCGAGCGGTGGAAGCGTAACCCTAAACGGTATCAACCTGAATACGTTAAGCGAAGACAAACGTGCACAGGTACGTAACCAGTTTGTAGGGTTCATATTCCAGAATTTTCAATTATTGCCAACCCTTACCGCTTTAGAGAATGTAATGGTACCTCTTGAATTACGTGGCGAGCGTAACATTAAAGCGCGGGCTATGGACTTGCTGGATAAAGTGGGTTTAGCCAGCCGTAGCCACCATTATCCTACACAACTTTCGGGAGGCGAGCAGCAAAGGGTATCCATTGCACGTGCGTTCTCTAATCAGCCTAAAATATTATTTGCCGATGAACCCACCGGTAACCTTGATGCCGAAACCGGCGAACGTGTGCAAAAGCTTTTATTTGACCTTAACCAGGATGCAGGTACCACGCTGGTAGTGGTTACGCATGACTTAGAATTGGCCGGTAAAACAGGACGTATATTGCGTATAAAAGGCGGCAAACTGGTGTCGGACGAAAAAACTACCGCCTGA
- a CDS encoding ABC transporter permease — protein MNHMQEPVNLNRSVKLGWLFKMAWRDSRRNRSRLFLFVSSIILGIAALVAIYSFGYNLRADIDNQAATLVGADLVISGNHAPEGKLQKLLDTLGSERSQERNFASMVLFTKSKSTRLVQIRALQGGYPYYGSIETVPAQASHNFRKGRYALIDASLMEQFNARINDSVKIGKLTFAVAGVLKQAPGQSGLAAGIAPVVYIPLQYLEETGLVDKGSRLNYNYYYKFNSKTNVDTLAAQLDKQQLDKANLHYETIQTRKENTGRVFGDLNRFLSLVGFVALLLGCIGVASATQIYVREKVASIAILRCLGIKASEAFLIFLIQIAGLGLIGSVVGAALGTAVQQLLPIVLKDFIPFDVSVTVSWLALGQGVVLGVIISVLFALLPLISIRNISPLNTLRSAFENAKTNRDPLRWLVYLLILGFMAGFSYLQLGSWQGSAAFTVAILIAFLILTFTAILLMRVMRLVMKASWSYLVRQGFANLYRPNNQTIILMVSIGLSTAFICLLIFVQSLLIKQVTLSASGNQPNMILFDIQTAQEKGVVDITDQYKMPVIQQVPIVTIRIDKINGKTAATLPKDSTYDDKRRAFGYEYRVTYRDKLISSEKIASGKWIGEAGNAQVIPVSVDERMANRLNLKLNDKVTFNVQGTLINTFVANMRKVNWNRLQTNFQVVFPTGVLEQAPQFHVLLTHVPSTEVSAKFQSAVVSKYPNVSIVDLGLVLTVLDEILNKIGYVIRFMSGFSIATGIIVLIASVRISKYQRIKESVLLRTLGGSRRQILWISALEYLFLGALSSLTGILLAVAGGWLLAKYTFDVPFDVNFLPAVILFGITVGLTIAIGLLNSRGVLNRPPLEVLRSDT, from the coding sequence ATGAACCACATGCAAGAACCTGTTAACTTAAACCGCTCGGTAAAACTGGGATGGCTGTTTAAAATGGCCTGGCGCGATAGCCGTCGCAATCGTTCGAGGCTGTTCCTCTTTGTATCGTCTATTATATTAGGAATAGCTGCGCTGGTGGCTATTTATTCGTTTGGCTATAACCTGCGCGCCGATATTGATAACCAGGCCGCAACGCTGGTTGGAGCCGATTTAGTTATATCGGGCAACCATGCGCCCGAAGGCAAATTGCAAAAGTTGCTCGATACGTTGGGGAGCGAGCGCTCGCAGGAACGCAACTTTGCATCGATGGTGCTTTTTACCAAAAGCAAATCAACCCGGCTGGTACAAATTCGTGCGCTGCAAGGTGGTTATCCATATTATGGCAGCATTGAAACCGTCCCGGCGCAAGCATCTCATAATTTTAGAAAAGGCAGGTATGCTTTAATTGATGCCTCGTTAATGGAGCAGTTTAATGCCCGTATAAACGATTCGGTGAAGATTGGCAAACTTACATTTGCCGTAGCGGGTGTACTTAAACAGGCGCCCGGCCAAAGCGGGTTAGCGGCCGGTATCGCACCGGTAGTTTATATACCGTTGCAATATCTTGAAGAAACCGGTTTGGTTGACAAGGGTAGCCGCCTTAACTATAATTATTACTACAAATTCAATAGCAAAACCAATGTTGATACACTGGCTGCCCAGCTCGATAAGCAGCAGTTGGATAAAGCGAACCTGCATTACGAAACCATCCAAACCCGTAAAGAAAATACCGGCCGTGTATTTGGCGATTTAAACCGCTTTTTATCATTGGTGGGCTTTGTAGCCTTATTGCTTGGCTGTATTGGCGTTGCCAGTGCCACACAAATTTACGTGCGCGAAAAAGTGGCATCCATTGCCATATTGCGCTGTTTGGGTATTAAAGCCTCTGAGGCATTTTTAATATTCCTGATACAAATTGCAGGGCTTGGGTTAATTGGTTCGGTCGTTGGGGCCGCATTGGGCACGGCTGTACAGCAGTTACTGCCAATCGTATTAAAAGATTTTATCCCGTTCGATGTATCGGTAACGGTATCGTGGTTAGCGTTGGGGCAGGGCGTGGTGCTTGGAGTAATCATATCGGTATTGTTTGCCCTGTTGCCATTGATCAGCATTCGTAATATATCGCCCTTAAACACCCTGCGTTCGGCATTCGAAAATGCCAAAACAAACCGCGATCCTTTAAGATGGCTGGTATACCTGCTCATACTCGGCTTTATGGCAGGGTTCAGTTATTTGCAACTGGGTAGCTGGCAAGGCAGCGCTGCGTTTACTGTGGCTATTCTTATCGCGTTCCTGATACTCACCTTCACCGCCATATTGCTAATGCGTGTAATGCGCCTGGTTATGAAGGCATCATGGAGTTACCTGGTACGGCAGGGCTTTGCCAATTTGTACAGGCCTAATAACCAAACTATTATTCTCATGGTTTCTATAGGATTAAGTACAGCGTTTATTTGCCTGCTTATATTTGTGCAGAGCTTGCTTATTAAACAGGTTACCCTATCGGCCAGTGGCAACCAGCCTAACATGATCTTATTCGATATTCAAACCGCGCAGGAAAAGGGTGTGGTTGATATAACCGATCAGTATAAAATGCCGGTTATTCAGCAGGTGCCCATTGTAACTATCCGCATTGATAAAATTAATGGTAAAACTGCTGCCACATTGCCTAAAGACAGCACCTATGATGATAAACGACGTGCTTTTGGTTATGAGTACCGTGTAACCTATCGTGATAAACTCATATCCTCCGAAAAAATAGCCTCAGGCAAGTGGATAGGAGAGGCGGGTAACGCCCAGGTGATCCCGGTTTCGGTTGATGAGCGCATGGCAAACCGACTCAATTTAAAGCTCAATGATAAAGTAACTTTTAATGTACAGGGAACGCTCATTAATACCTTCGTAGCCAACATGCGCAAGGTGAACTGGAACCGCTTACAAACTAATTTCCAGGTGGTATTTCCAACCGGGGTATTAGAGCAGGCGCCGCAGTTTCATGTGTTGCTTACGCACGTACCATCAACCGAAGTTTCGGCCAAGTTTCAGAGTGCGGTGGTTAGCAAGTACCCAAATGTATCAATAGTTGATTTAGGACTGGTGCTTACCGTGTTAGACGAAATACTGAACAAAATAGGCTACGTTATTCGTTTTATGAGCGGTTTCAGCATTGCTACTGGCATAATTGTTCTTATTGCTTCGGTGCGTATCAGCAAATATCAGCGCATTAAAGAGAGTGTGTTGTTGCGTACACTGGGTGGCAGCCGCAGGCAAATATTATGGATCTCGGCTTTAGAATATTTGTTTTTAGGCGCCTTATCATCATTAACCGGTATTTTGCTGGCGGTAGCCGGAGGCTGGCTTTTGGCTAAATACACATTTGATGTACCGTTTGATGTTAATTTTTTACCAGCTGTAATCCTGTTCGGAATAACAGTTGGCTTAACAATTGCAATCGGATTGTTAAACAGCCGTGGCGTGCTTAACCGCCCGCCGCTGGAGGTTTTGCGTTCAGATACATAA
- a CDS encoding arylesterase, whose amino-acid sequence MIKYRFITFLMALGLLSFTACESNTRQENTDTRGAADTAAQEPDNKPNKVVLFFGDSLTAGHGLDDPATDSYPSVIQQKINDAKLHYTVVNAGNSGETSAGGRARIDWVLKQKVDIFVLELGANDGLRGTPVSETTRNLQFIIDKVKAKYPEAKLVIAGMQMPPSMGADYTNGFKNIFPKLAQKNNMILIPFLLDGVGGVAKLNQDDGIHPTPEGAKIVADNVWKVLEGVL is encoded by the coding sequence ATGATAAAATACAGGTTTATAACCTTTTTAATGGCCTTGGGCTTGCTAAGCTTTACAGCTTGCGAAAGTAATACCCGCCAGGAAAATACTGATACCAGAGGTGCTGCCGATACCGCTGCACAGGAGCCAGACAATAAGCCCAATAAAGTTGTGTTGTTTTTTGGCGATAGCCTTACCGCAGGGCATGGTTTAGATGACCCTGCAACCGACTCGTACCCAAGCGTTATTCAGCAGAAAATAAATGATGCTAAACTGCATTATACTGTGGTAAACGCAGGCAACAGCGGCGAAACAAGCGCCGGCGGGCGTGCACGCATTGATTGGGTGTTGAAGCAAAAAGTTGACATATTTGTGCTCGAACTTGGCGCAAACGACGGCCTGCGCGGAACCCCGGTAAGCGAAACTACCCGTAACCTGCAATTTATTATTGACAAGGTAAAAGCTAAATATCCCGAAGCTAAACTGGTAATAGCAGGCATGCAAATGCCGCCAAGCATGGGTGCCGATTATACCAATGGCTTCAAAAATATCTTCCCTAAACTGGCTCAAAAGAACAATATGATTCTCATTCCCTTTTTATTGGATGGAGTAGGGGGCGTTGCCAAATTAAACCAGGACGATGGTATACACCCAACCCCCGAAGGCGCAAAAATTGTAGCCGATAACGTGTGGAAGGTTTTAGAAGGAGTATTATAA
- a CDS encoding DUF4251 domain-containing protein, protein MKSFKYLLVLAGMLTYGAFAMAQTQDSTKKEPHKDRKAMKAEEVKKLLDSKAYIFKAQFADPLGGTMTTLNGRFFNLAPDGSGRIYLNYPYDVRIKPDSVISFLPYFGRVTMAAGYGTNTDNGIQFTSTKFGYESKTNKKGSTTIVITPKDARYTNKMILDVSTSGYATLQVISNNKNAISYSGYVDEK, encoded by the coding sequence ATGAAAAGTTTCAAATACTTACTTGTGCTGGCTGGCATGCTTACCTATGGTGCATTTGCTATGGCTCAAACCCAGGATTCTACTAAAAAAGAGCCTCACAAAGACCGCAAAGCCATGAAGGCCGAGGAGGTTAAAAAACTGCTTGATAGTAAAGCGTATATTTTTAAAGCCCAGTTTGCCGATCCGCTTGGCGGCACCATGACCACACTTAACGGTCGCTTTTTTAACCTGGCGCCTGATGGTTCGGGGCGTATATATTTGAATTACCCTTATGATGTACGCATTAAACCCGACTCGGTAATTTCATTTTTGCCTTATTTTGGCCGCGTAACTATGGCTGCCGGGTACGGCACCAACACCGATAATGGTATTCAATTTACCTCAACCAAGTTTGGCTATGAGAGTAAAACCAACAAAAAGGGAAGTACCACCATTGTAATTACGCCAAAGGATGCCCGTTATACCAACAAAATGATATTGGATGTAAGTACCAGCGGCTATGCTACCTTACAGGTTATAAGTAATAATAAAAACGCCATATCTTATTCGGGCTATGTTGATGAAAAGTAA
- a CDS encoding sterol desaturase family protein, protein MHILNFLHQQTDTSLWLIFLAENLLVSVSSLLLGALILKFSKISSPQTTLQEYRLFIITNLINTIITYAGFKLCQYGFISFSFGFSYLIIPHFVLLFLAMDLAMYVFHYAIHHSFIYNAIHKLHHQYHNPSPIDLYVLHPIETLGFGSLWLIILSLYNFNFPAVIIYLAANVLFGIIGHLGFEPLPARIRNTLPFKLLGTSTFHHNHHTDVEHNFGFYTIIWDKLLGTYKKQD, encoded by the coding sequence GTGCATATTTTAAACTTTTTGCACCAGCAAACCGATACCAGTTTATGGCTTATTTTTTTAGCCGAAAATTTACTGGTATCGGTTTCTTCGTTATTACTGGGGGCATTAATTCTTAAATTCAGCAAAATTTCATCACCCCAAACCACCTTACAAGAATACAGGCTATTCATCATAACCAACCTAATTAATACCATAATAACCTATGCAGGCTTTAAGCTGTGTCAATACGGTTTTATTAGCTTTAGCTTCGGCTTCTCCTACCTTATTATTCCGCATTTTGTATTGCTGTTTTTAGCAATGGATCTGGCCATGTATGTTTTTCATTATGCCATTCACCATTCATTTATTTACAACGCAATTCACAAACTTCATCATCAATATCATAACCCCTCGCCAATTGATCTGTATGTTCTGCATCCCATTGAAACATTAGGATTTGGCTCGCTATGGTTAATCATACTTAGCTTATACAATTTCAATTTCCCGGCAGTAATTATTTACCTGGCTGCTAATGTGCTATTTGGCATAATAGGGCATTTGGGTTTTGAGCCACTGCCCGCCCGCATCAGGAATACACTACCGTTTAAGCTTTTAGGTACATCTACCTTTCATCATAACCACCATACTGATGTAGAGCACAACTTTGGCTTTTACACCATAATATGGGATAAGTTGTTAGGCACTTATAAAAAACAGGACTAA
- a CDS encoding AIR synthase related protein: MISEQRYDQRGVSASKDDVHQAIKNIDKGLYPKAFCKIIPDILTNDPAYCNIMHADGAGTKSSLAYVYWKQTGDLSVWRGIAQDAIIMNLDDLLCVGATDNILLSSTIGRNKNLIPGEVIAAIINGTEEILEELRSYGIGIYSTGGETADVGDLVRTVIVDSTVTCRLKREDVVSNHRIKPGNVIVGMASYGQATYEKEYNGGMGSNGLTSARHDVFNKTVAQQFPESFDPAVPESLVFSGGKNLTDLIDIGNGKTVTAGKLVLSPTRTYAPVIKAILDKYRNQIDGMVHCSGGAQTKVLHFVDDVHVVKDNLFPIPPLFKLIQQESGTDWQEMYKVFNMGHRMEVYVPEEIAADIISITQSFGIEAQIIGRVEEGKKQVTVKSEFGEFVYN, translated from the coding sequence ATGATTTCTGAGCAAAGATACGATCAGCGGGGGGTATCGGCCTCTAAAGACGATGTGCATCAGGCCATCAAAAACATTGATAAAGGCCTTTACCCTAAAGCTTTCTGCAAAATAATACCCGATATATTAACCAACGACCCGGCGTACTGTAATATTATGCACGCCGATGGTGCCGGCACCAAATCATCATTGGCTTATGTGTACTGGAAACAAACCGGCGACCTTTCGGTTTGGCGCGGTATTGCCCAGGACGCCATTATTATGAATCTTGATGATCTGCTTTGCGTTGGCGCTACCGATAATATCCTGTTGTCTTCAACCATAGGCCGTAACAAAAACCTGATACCCGGTGAGGTTATTGCCGCTATTATTAACGGTACCGAAGAAATTTTAGAAGAGCTGCGCAGTTACGGCATAGGCATTTACTCAACCGGTGGCGAAACCGCCGATGTGGGCGATTTGGTACGTACCGTAATTGTTGATTCGACCGTTACCTGCCGTTTAAAACGTGAGGATGTAGTTTCAAACCATCGTATTAAACCCGGAAATGTGATTGTAGGTATGGCCTCATACGGTCAGGCCACTTACGAAAAGGAATATAACGGCGGCATGGGCTCAAACGGGTTAACCTCGGCCCGTCATGATGTGTTTAATAAAACTGTGGCCCAGCAATTTCCTGAAAGCTTTGACCCGGCCGTGCCCGAAAGCCTGGTATTTTCGGGCGGTAAAAACCTTACCGACCTGATTGATATTGGCAACGGAAAAACTGTTACCGCCGGTAAACTGGTATTATCGCCAACCCGCACCTACGCACCGGTAATTAAAGCAATTTTAGATAAATATCGCAACCAAATTGATGGCATGGTGCATTGCAGCGGCGGCGCGCAAACCAAAGTATTACACTTTGTTGATGATGTGCATGTGGTTAAAGATAACCTTTTCCCTATCCCACCGCTGTTTAAACTTATTCAGCAGGAATCGGGCACTGATTGGCAGGAAATGTACAAGGTATTTAACATGGGCCACCGTATGGAAGTATACGTGCCCGAAGAAATTGCCGCAGATATTATCAGCATAACCCAAAGCTTTGGCATAGAGGCCCAAATTATTGGCCGTGTTGAAGAAGGCAAAAAACAGGTAACCGTTAAATCGGAATTTGGCGAGTTTGTTTATAACTAA